One window from the genome of Tachysurus vachellii isolate PV-2020 chromosome 5, HZAU_Pvac_v1, whole genome shotgun sequence encodes:
- the flot1b gene encoding flotillin-1b translates to MFYTCGPNEAMVVSGCCRSPPLMVAGGRVFVVPCIQQIQRISLNTLTLNVKSDKVYTRHGVPISVTGIAQVKIQGQNKEMLAAACQMFLGKSETEISHIALETLEGHQRAIIAHLTVEEIYQDRKKFSEQVFKVASSDLVNMGIGVVSYTLKDVHDDQEYLNSLGKARTAQVQRDARIGEAQYKRDAVIREAHAMQEKVSAQYKNEIEMAKAQRDYELKKAAYDMEVNTKKAESEMAYQLQVAKTKQKIEEEKMQVQVVERTQQITLQEQEITRKEKELEAKVKKPAEAERFKLEKLAEAQRLQLIMEAEAEAESIRMRGDAEAFAMEAKGRAEAEQMVKKAEAFKQYKEGAMVDMLLEKLPLMAEEISKPLSSVHKVTMVSSGGSEVGAAKLTGEVLDIMVRLPQAVEKLTGINISQVSSTRMG, encoded by the exons ATGTTCTACACTTGTGGTCCGAACGAGGCCATGGTGGTCTCAG GCTGCTGCCGCTCTCCTCCGCTTATGGTTGCAGGCGGGAGAGTGTTTGTCGTCCCTTGCATCCAGCAGATTCAGAG gatATCTCTGAATACTCTGACTCTTAACGTAAAGAGTGATAAAGTCTACACCAGGCATGGTGTTCCCATCTCTGTGACTGGCATTGCACAG GTGAAAATCCAGGGCCAGAACAAGGAAATGCTGGCTGCAGCCTGCCAGATGTTCTTAGGGAAATCCGAGACTGAGATTTCCCATATCGCCCTGGAGACACTGGAAGGCCATCAGAGAGCCATTATTGCTCACCTGACTGTGGAG GAGATCTATCAGGATCGTAAGAAGTTTTCCGAGCAAGTGTTCAAGGTGGCTTCTTCTGATTTGGTCAACATGGGCATCGGTGTGGTCAGCTACACACTTAAGGATGTTCATGATGACCAG GAATATCTGAACTCTTTGGGTAAAGCTCGAACAGCCCAGGTGCAGAGAGACGCCCGCATCGGAGAGGCTCAGTACAAGAGAGATGCAGTGATCCGG gaagcCCATGCCATGCAGGAGAAGGTTTCTGCACAGTATAAGAATGAGATTGAGATGGCAAAGGCTCAGAGGGACTATGAGCTGAAAAAGGCTGCCTATGATATGGAGGTTAACACTAAGAAAGCAGAGTCTGAGATGGCCTATCAGCTTCAG GTCGCCAAGACAAAGCAGAAGATCGAGGAGGAAAAGATGCAGGTGCAGGTGGTGGAGCGCACTCAGCAGATCACTCTGCAGGAGCAGGAGATCACCCGCAAGGAGAAGGAGCTGGAGGCCAAAGTCAAGAAGCCAGCCGAGGCAGAGAGATTCAAGCTAGAGAAACTGGCAGAGGCTCAAAG GCTGCAGTTGATCATGGAGGCTGAAGCCGAGGCTGAATCTATTAGA ATGAGGGGTGATGCAGAAGCGTTTGCCATGGAGGCTAAAGGCCGTGCCGAAGCTGAGCAGATGGTCAAGAAGGCTGAAGCTTTCAAACAGTACAAGGAGGGAGCCATGGTGGATATGCTGCTGGAGAAACTGCCCCTG atGGCAGAAGAGATCAGCAAGCCTCTTTCATCAGTTCATAAGGTCACCATGGTGTCCAGCGGCGGATCAGAGGTCGGAGCAGCCAAGCTGACAGGAGAGGTCCTGGACATCATGGTCCGCCTGCCACAGGCTGTGGAGAAACTGACCGGAATCAACATCTCTcag GTTTCCTCGACCCGCATGGGATAA